The genomic window CGCGCCACCGACGCGAGTGGCGCCAACCTGCCGCTGCAATGCACGACGCTCACCAAGAAGACGGGCTTGCTGCGCAACCCGGCCGTCGAGGTGACGCTGACCCCGGACCAGATTGCCGGTGGCTACACCGTGGTCTCCGGAGGCTGTGACACCTCGCACTTCGGCAGTGGCTCCGTGCATGCCGAGAACGTGGTCATCTCCCGGCCCACGCCGGGAGGGCAGGGCTGGTACTGCCAGGCAGCGGATCCGCCGAACCATGCGCAGGATGCCTCGGTCGAAGCCTCGCTCGTGGCCTGCCGGGTGGCGCCCACGGCCGTCACCCCGAAGCCCACCCTCCAGTGCAGCGTGACTCAGGGTACTCCGGGCACGGGGGCCTATCCCAAGTCGATCGCGAAGGGAGCGGCGAAGGCGCTGGGCGGAGGCTGCGAGCTGTCCTATGCCGGCCATGGCTCGGCTCACGCCGAGTTCATGGTGCAGCAGGGGCCCCAGCTTGCGGATGGTTCCTGGGCCTGCCTGGCGGCGGATCCGCCGTTGATGTCCAACCCTGGCAGCGCGAAGGCCAGCGTGGTGAGCTGCAATCTCACCACCGCCGCCGTCCCTCCCCCCGTCATTGCACCGGTGACGCGGAAGAACCCGGTCCTCATCGTGGGTGGCACCTTGGCCAGTGAGATCCTCTATTGGACCCTGGAGGCCCGTCTCCGGGCGGATGGCTACTACGTCGAGTTCTTCGAGCTGCCCGGGAGTGGATTGATCGACATCCACCAAGGCGCGCAGCAGCTCAACGCCCGGGTGGCGGAGGTGTTGCTGAAGACGGGCGCGGAGAAGGTCAACCTGATTGGCCACAGCCAGGGGGGCATCACGGCCCGGACGTACGTCCACGACTACGGCCACCGCCTGGTCGAGAGCCTCATCAGCCTCGGGACGCCCCACAAGGGTACGGACGTCGATCCCCTCCTGGCGGTGCTGCTGGTGGGGTGCCTGGGACAGCCCACGGACAAGCAGATCTGCCACCAGCTGCGTCCGGGCCCTTTCCTGGTGGAGATCAACCAGCGGGCCCCGGATGACGCCATCTTCTACACGAACATCAACACCCGGAAGCCGTACGACGTGTTCACGGACGCGGCCACCAACGGGCGCATGGACAACTGCGATCGTGTCAACGCGAAGGGGCAGGCACTCAAGTGCAACGTGACCGTCCAGGACAACTGCCCGCTCAACATGGTCGAGCACATCGGGCTGGCGTCGAACGGCGCCGTCTACAGCGGGGTTCGTCAAGCCTTGGCCCATGAGCCCATCGCGCTCAATTGCCTGGAGCTTTGAGCCCATCGGGAAAGAAGGGGGCGCATCGTGGGGGGGCCGCGAAATGAAGGGAAAAATCGCGGGCGTGTAACCACGCCCGCGGTCTTGCGTAGAACCCTTGTTCGCAGCGCGGCCCGTGCCGCAGGGAATCCGACATGTCCGTCCGCTCCGCCGTTCTGATGCTCGCCGCCGTGCTTCCACTGGCCGCGAACGCCCAAGCCATGCCCCCGGCTTCGGCCCAGACGTTCATCTTCAACGACGGACTCCACCGCGACACGGTCTCCTTCATGCTGGATGCCCCGCTGGAGGTCATCAACGGGCTGTCCAACCACATCCAGGGGGAGGTGGTGGTGCGGAATGGCAAGGCCACCGGGAAGTTCTCCGTGCCGGTCAAGTCGATCAAGACCGGCAACGAGACCCGGGATGGACACCTGCAAAATGACCGCTGGCTGGACGCGGCCAAGTACCCGGACATTGTCTTCGAGTTCAAGGACGTGGCGCTCCCGGGCGCGTTCGAGCCGGGCAAGTCCTTGAAGGTGCAGACGAAGGGCACGTTCACCGTCCACGGCGTGACGCGCGAGGAGCCCGTCGAGGTCTCCGCCTTCCTGTTCAAGGAGAGCGCCGAGACGAAACACCGGGCGCCAGGAGATCTGCTGCGCGTCCGCGCGAAGTTCCGCATTCCGCTCGAGTCCTACGGCATCAAGCGGACGGAGGCGTTGCTCCTCAAGGTTGGCGAGACCGCCGAGGTCTCCGTTGACGCCTGGGGATCCACGCAGTTCAAGCCGTAGTCCCCCCTCCATCGAAGTCACTTCAACGCAGTCTCGAAAGGAAACACCCATGAACGTCAAAGCGCTGGCCACCCTCGTTGGAGCCCTCTCTCTCGGCTCGCTCGCCACCGGCTGTGCCTCCAGCAAGGCCGCGGGCAATCCGGGAGCAGAGTCCGCCGCCAAGGGGGCCGAGGCCTCTTGCAAGGGGGCTGAATCCACCTGCAAGGGCACGAAGGCCGCCGAGACTCCGGCGAAGGGCGCCGAGGGCCAGTGTGGTGAGGGCACCTGCGGCAATAAGTAGCCTGGTGCTGTTCTCCTGCCCTGATGCAGGGCTCCACCCGGGGCGCTCGCCCGCGAGGGCATCTTCCCCTCGCCATACTGAGTCCGCACGGGGCGGGAGCGCCCTAGAGTAGGGATCGTGCCGAAGACGATTCCTCCCGCAGTCAAGGTGCCTGCCGAGCAGGCACGCGCGTTTCTTCTCAGCCAGCACGCCCTTGCCGCATCCGTGCATCCCCCGGGCGCCGAGGGTGTGCGCGCGCTCCTGCGCCAGCTGCGCCATATCCAGCTCGATCCGCTCGATGCCATCGGCACCAACGCGGACCTGGTGGCGCTCGCGCGAGTCGATGGCCTGGTGCGAGGCGACGTGTACCGTCACCTCTACCCCGGGCATGCCTTCGAGCATTGGGCCAAGGAGCGCTGCTTGCTGCCCGCCGATGCTTTCGCCCACTACCGCGAGCGGTCCCTGGAGGCCCCCTGGTGGCGCCATGCCACGCGGATCCAGCGGTTGCCCGCCGCCGTGCTGCGGGCCGTCCTGGAGGAGGTAGAGGCTCACGGCCCCTTGTCGGCCGCGGAGCTGACCGACCACGGTGCGGTGGAGCCCCTCGACTGGAGCGGGTGGAAGGGCACCGCGAAGGCCACCTCCATGGCCCTGGAAGTGCTGTGGACGCGCTGTGACATCGTCGTGTGCGGCCGGGGCGCTGGGGGCAAGCGGTATGACGTGCCGCACCGGGCCCTGCCGGAGGTGGCCCGGGTCTCCCCGGGGTACACCACCGAGGAAGGCTTCTTGCGATGGGCGCTCAGGGAGCGGGTGGAAGCGGCAGGACTCTTGTCACGCGGCGCCGGGGCACACTGGTCCATGCTGTCCCCGGTGCGCGGCTCCGAGCTGCCGGACACGCTGGTGGCGGAAGGCCTGCTGGAGGAGGTGGTGTTGCCGGGAGCGTCCCGGCGTTACCTGGCTCCAGCAGGATTCCGCTCCCGGCCCGTGATGGCGCCGGACGCGCGGATGCGGATCCTCGGCCCGTTGGATCCCCTGCTGTGGGACCGCGCGCTGGTGAAACAGCTCTTTGGCTTCGAGTACGTCTGGGAGGTGTACAAGCCCGAAGCGCAGCGGCGCTGGGGCTGGTACGTGTGCCCCTTGCTGCACAGGGGCCAGCTCGTGGGCAGGCTGGAGGCGCGCGTGAAGGAAGAGGTCCTGCACGTGGAGAAGCTGTGGCGGGAAAAGGGCGTGAAGTGGGATGACGCGGCGCTCGACGAGGCCCTGGCCCGGCATGCCAAGGCCTGTGGCGCGCGGAAGGTGCGCCGGCCCCGCGCCCGGGTAGGGTGAACGGGGCTCAGGCTCACTTCCCTGGGCGGAAGCGCATGGCGCTCCAGACGGTGTCGATCGCCACCTGGCGAATCCCCTGGATGCCTTGTTTCTCCAGGTGCTTCCAGAGCACGTCCCGGTTGAGATCCGTGCCCAGTTGCCCTGCCTTGGGGTAGGCCACCCAGGCGAGGCGGTCCTCCTTCGCGGCCTCGATGAGGGGGGCGCACTTCGCGTCCACCTCGGCGAGCGTCTTGACGAAGACGAGGAGGGCCTCCGCCTTGACGGAGGCCGTGACCGCGACGTCATCCAGGTCAACGTCCGGGGGCTTGCCCACGGCGCGGACCTTCATGCCGTCCTTGAGGTTCAGTTTTCGGCGGAAAACAAGAAATACCAGTAGGTCTTTTTAAGAAAGTGAACAATCCCCTGCATAGCTCTCTTCTGGTGAGTCTCCTTTATCGAGGACATATCTGGGAGGCGGCATGCAAAGTCGGATGTGGATGAGTGCGATGGTGGTACTCGTTTCAGCATGTGGCGGAGAAGTGACGCAGGAAGAGTTGGAACTCGGTTCCTTGAAACAGCGGTTAGAGCTGTTCCAATACAATGCCACTGAGACGAATACTGCTAGCAACACCAACTCGGCCACTCAGCCAATTGAGTTGGGTGTCAACGAAACAGTGATGATCGGCACTTGTGGGCTCAATGGTGCGGCTTCAGATCCCACGAACAACAATGTCGTCCGCCTCAAGAACCCAGCGGGTGTCGAGGTCACTTCTTGGGGAGTCTTCTCAAGCGGGTGCACCTCTTTTTCGCGTGTTTCTTACACGGCACCAGCCGCTGGAGTCTATTCTATCTGGGCAGGATGTTCTTCTTCGCAATCCTGCTCAGGAACTGTCAGCGTTTCCAAGCGTAAGGGACAAGTCACTTACAGCGCGCTCAATACGAATGGAGCTTTGCTGAACACCTACAACAAGCAGTATTTTTTCGATGGGGGCGATGTCATTCGCGTGAGTACCTGCACAAATAGCTCCTACGGTGCGTCGGTGACAAGTGGTGACACCTTTCTGCGGCTCTTCAAACAGACAAGCACGAGCACTGGTTATACAGAGGTCGCCCTCAGCGATAATGCTGCGGGGTGTGGCACTGCATCGGAGCTGACCTACCTAGTTCCCTCGGCGGGTTACTATCAAATCCGGGCGGGGTGTGCAGGTAACTCTAGCTGCAACGCGACTTTCGTCGTCTATAAAGAGTAAAGGCTTTGCCTGAAACCTGTTCAGGTAAATAGCATTGCCATCTCCATGCTTGGAGAAAGGCACGTCAAGAAGGGCTCTTGCCGGACAGCCTCTTGGGCGGTGGAGCGTTCAGGGATAAGGGAATAGCCGAAGAGCAAAGCCTCGCATCCCTGCTGCGATGTGGGGCTGCTCGCAGAGCCTTTATCACCTTCTTGCCACATGTGGATAACAGAGCGCTTGGGAGAAAATTTTCATGAAACAGCTAGGATTGAGTGCTGTTGTAGGAATGGTAATGAGCCTATTGGGGGCATGCGGGTTGCCAGCCGAACCCCTTGTGCCGCAAGATACTCAGCTCCATTCGTCAAAGCAGCAGGTATTGGCAGACTGCCCCTACACGACGCCTGTCATCAACATGGACAAGGAACTGGTCATCAAGGATCTCTCAGTCGTCAATGATCCTTGCAGGACGCAATTTAACGGATCAGGCTCTACCGCGTGCGTGGCTGCCATGAGAGGACACTGGTCCTTCGGCTATCTGGTTTCTCAGCTGGCAGGTAACAAAGGTCCAGCGGAGACATCCGTCTTCGTGCTCAATTGGTTGCGCACATGGGAAGTTGACCAGACTGTGAACAACTTCTCGCTTCCAGCACGTCCAGGGATCACCTCGCTTGTTATTAATCCGTGGCGGCTCAAGAGCGGGTGCACCGAGACGGGGCCATGTACTTTAGACTTCAACCAAGCGCCTTTTCGGCTTCTAGCCATTGTTAACCGCATTGATCTTTCGGGTCCTTCTGATTTTTATTCTCCAAATACAGCCAGTCCTGGTGAGGTGCGCTTCGTCTTCGGCTTCCTCAATCCAGACAAGGTGACGGATAACGCCAGTGGCCAAGGTAAGCTCAATGCTACCGTCATCTTCGAATACAAGTTGTCTCCCACCCGGACGACTTTCAGTTGGGCGTCCAAATGGCACGCGTTGGGCGCGCTCTCTCTTAATACCGAAGCCTACAACCAAGCGCTTCAGTCCATCACGGACACCATGGTGAGCTTTAATACTTTAGTGAATCCCAATGGCACTGCTATCAGCCAAGTGCGAACC from Stigmatella erecta includes these protein-coding regions:
- a CDS encoding YceI family protein — encoded protein: MSVRSAVLMLAAVLPLAANAQAMPPASAQTFIFNDGLHRDTVSFMLDAPLEVINGLSNHIQGEVVVRNGKATGKFSVPVKSIKTGNETRDGHLQNDRWLDAAKYPDIVFEFKDVALPGAFEPGKSLKVQTKGTFTVHGVTREEPVEVSAFLFKESAETKHRAPGDLLRVRAKFRIPLESYGIKRTEALLLKVGETAEVSVDAWGSTQFKP
- a CDS encoding winged helix-turn-helix domain-containing protein, coding for MPKTIPPAVKVPAEQARAFLLSQHALAASVHPPGAEGVRALLRQLRHIQLDPLDAIGTNADLVALARVDGLVRGDVYRHLYPGHAFEHWAKERCLLPADAFAHYRERSLEAPWWRHATRIQRLPAAVLRAVLEEVEAHGPLSAAELTDHGAVEPLDWSGWKGTAKATSMALEVLWTRCDIVVCGRGAGGKRYDVPHRALPEVARVSPGYTTEEGFLRWALRERVEAAGLLSRGAGAHWSMLSPVRGSELPDTLVAEGLLEEVVLPGASRRYLAPAGFRSRPVMAPDARMRILGPLDPLLWDRALVKQLFGFEYVWEVYKPEAQRRWGWYVCPLLHRGQLVGRLEARVKEEVLHVEKLWREKGVKWDDAALDEALARHAKACGARKVRRPRARVG
- a CDS encoding esterase/lipase family protein; protein product: MTFLSKRHAVLATAILLMGSSAVAQGTLECQTVQSRAPISGLAPNPKAVATVPFDKQGQGYVRVGGGCEVSRFGFESVHAAVMVQNSPDGEFGWRCKGADPALVSNPAWAKASVTFCRATDASGANLPLQCTTLTKKTGLLRNPAVEVTLTPDQIAGGYTVVSGGCDTSHFGSGSVHAENVVISRPTPGGQGWYCQAADPPNHAQDASVEASLVACRVAPTAVTPKPTLQCSVTQGTPGTGAYPKSIAKGAAKALGGGCELSYAGHGSAHAEFMVQQGPQLADGSWACLAADPPLMSNPGSAKASVVSCNLTTAAVPPPVIAPVTRKNPVLIVGGTLASEILYWTLEARLRADGYYVEFFELPGSGLIDIHQGAQQLNARVAEVLLKTGAEKVNLIGHSQGGITARTYVHDYGHRLVESLISLGTPHKGTDVDPLLAVLLVGCLGQPTDKQICHQLRPGPFLVEINQRAPDDAIFYTNINTRKPYDVFTDAATNGRMDNCDRVNAKGQALKCNVTVQDNCPLNMVEHIGLASNGAVYSGVRQALAHEPIALNCLEL